One Nematostella vectensis chromosome 10, jaNemVect1.1, whole genome shotgun sequence genomic window, ACCTTATTGTTCTCAATCAAATCTGATTGGTTCAACCAAAATTTAGCGCGAAACCTTTGAGATTTCAATTTGTAAGTTCTTTAGCAAGGAGTTCGACCTTTCGTCAGGACGTCTTTGTTGTTAGCTCCCTTAGATTTCCCTTACCCTGTGATCAATTCCTCTATCAAGGCAGTTTCTCGCTTTCTTTATTGAACAAAatgtctaaccaagacacgtaTAACGACGATCTTTATGTGTTAAAAAGAAGTGAGTAGACCAATCTTCAAttgtccgccattttgagtAACCgaatcattttcaactaacataATTTCTCTTTGCAGATGGAGATTCTGAGCGTGTCTATTTAGACAAAATTACCTCCAGGATCAGTAAACTATGTTATGGCTTGAAGAACGAGTTCGTTAAACCTGTAAGTATGCATTATTTCTCAAATAAAGACCGTTTCTCATCAAGCAAAATTATGGCGCGAAAATGTACTTACAACTACCAGTTCACCGACTTAGTAGTGTGTTTTTCCCATGAAATCATTTTAACTATAATACATTTTAAATAATGTCGCAATGTTCTGGAgcttttatgaaaaaaaaaaactgtgttgGTCCGAAAAAGCTTTTTATTTAGTCGAGGCCGTTCGATTCTTGGCGGGAACCTTGGAAGACAATAAACAACCATTCGTTCGAGTTATGCGATAAACCAACAACAGAAACTTCTTATTTAAGATAAAATCTTACATCCTATATGTACAATTGTCGATTCCTATCCTGAAACTTCCCTTCTTTAATTAAGAATCTCAATCTTGAACCAGTAGTGTACAAACATTAGTACAAAGGCCGAATGCGCGGGAAAGATTTGGCGCGAAAGCCTCTTCTTGACACAAATTCGACTTTGTACCTATAGTTTGCCTATGACTATTATTAATAAGTCCATCTAATTATGAACCTTATGATCAACTAATGATAAAAAGTAACTGTGATACATAACGttataaatattttcaatcaattttGCATCTAACCTAAATGGCTTTGTCTTACCCAAATTTTGCCTGAAGCAAGTAAGTCTGCCAAGAGAGGTTAAATATTACTTGATTTGCAGGAAATTATGTTATTAAGCTGAAATATCTGCTCTGTAATATGGTTTATATAAGATGAGTACATGCCTCTTTATTCAGCTTACCTAATCTTATTAAACAGTAAATTCAAGCAAAGTTTCTTGCTAGGATATTTTATATCctaatccttttttttctgttgtagaTCAATATCACCATGAAAGTGATCTCTGGTATCTACCAAGGTGTCAAAACTACTGAACTTGACACTCTTGCAGCTGAGACAGCAGCATCCATGACAACTAAACACCCAGATTATGCTATACTTGCCGCTCGTATTGAGGTGTCTAACCTCCACAAAGAAACCAAGAAGGTCTTCAGTGGTATGTAGTTGTTTTATAGGTTTTTCTTCCTAGCAGTCAGGAGTTGCTGTCAGTAATGGAGAGTTTTTGAGATTGAGGTAGAATTAATGTTGTTCTGTTCTGTAAACAGAGGTAATGGAGGAACTGTATAACTACGTCAACCCGAAGAACAATAAGCACTCTCCTCTGATATCCAAGGAAACACTAGACATTATCCAAAAACATGCAGATGTGAGTTGTGTTCAAGAATGCCAAATGTTATTGTCACTTGTTTCTGTATATCGTCTTCAAACTAACAAAGATTCTAATATCTTTCTATTTTACCAGAGGTTGAATTCAGCCATCATTTATGATAGAGACTACCAATACAATTATTTTGGATTTAAGGTAATGTCAAAAATCTCACTGTGTGTTTTTTAATCTTATATCATCTCATTGAGGTTTTGAGATTAATTTGATATCTGGTTGGTTTTTAAGACCTTGATGAGATCATACCTACTAAAGATCAATGGCAAGGTAGCAGAGAGACCACAGCACATGCTAATGCGAGTGAGTGTGGGAATCCACGGTGAAGACATTGATGCTGCTATTGAGACTTACAACCTGATGTCTGAAAAGTGGTTCACCCATGCATCACCAACCCTGTTTAACGCAGGCACAAACCGACCACAAATGTCCAGTTGCTTTCTTCTTACAATGTCTGATGATAGTATTGAAGGAATCTATGGAACTCTAAGGACTTGTGCACTTATTTCTAAAAATGCTGGAGGAATTGGTGTTAATGTCCACTGCATAAGAGCTGCTGGCAGCTACATTGCTGGGGTAAGTGGTGGCATGGTAcatcattaataataatgaaacaAACTTGATATAAAATACTCTTGAATCTCTATGCACGTGTTTGTTGTTTAATTATGAAATCTTCCCAAAATTGATGCCAACTCTTTTATATATTCTGATTTTGTTTGTCGTTTCACAGACAAATGGCCACTCTAATGGCCTGGTGCCAATGCTTCGAGTGTATGACAGCACTGCGCGATATGTGGACCAAGGAGGCAATAAAAGGCCTGGAGCTTTTGCAATTTACCTAGAGCCATGGCATGCAGACATTTTGGAATTCCTTGACCTGAAGAAAAATACAGGGAAGGAAGAGCAAGTAAGCATTTCTGTCTTTGTACTTAGTTAGTTCTCTTCTCTCCTGCTGGAGCATAGGACCACCAGTTTTGGCAGTCCCATTTACCTGTTTCCATGTCATGCCAATTTCCTGGTGTTTTTCTGTGATTGCAAACTTATAAATAAATGCACTCTATCCTTAAAGTATGCTCCAAGCCACTTTCGAATTATTGTTGACATTTAAaaatacatgttttttttttctatgaacAGGATTAGGAATCAACTTAGGCTATCTGCATATTTGTTCTAATAACTTGACATTGCTATGATAGGATGTCAGCATTCTCGTGATCTATTTTACACCCTATGGACTATTGATGTCTTTATAAATCATTTGATTTCAGTGTGCATGTGATCTATTTTACACCCTTTGGATTATTGATGTTTTATGAATCATTTGATTTCAGCGTGCTCGTGATCTCTTCTATGCCCTATGGATTCCTGATCTTTTTATGAAAAGAGTAGAGGCTGATGGGATGTGGTCCCTTATGTGCCCCAACCAGTGTCCTGGCCTCCAAGACTGTTATGGGGAAAAGTTTGAGAAGCTTTATGAAAAGTGGGTTTGCTActatttaattttattaaatCTAATATCATACTATATTATTTTCAACTCTTCAGAGCTTAGACTTCTTAtaagccttttttttaaattatcgAAGGAAATGCAAGACTTGATGTGTATCCTTGCTTTTGCATCTTTTAATTCCCCTGGGGTTTTATATAACATTGTTAAATTATTTAGCTCTTATGCAATTTCTTTTCAGGataatgtttattttattattattttttggacTTCAAGAGTTCAAACCAAGTAGTCTTTTAACATAAAACCATGCCAATTACTGTCACACATTCTAGAATCCCTGTACATCCTGAAATATTATAATGGTTATACGCATCCACCAGTAATGAATTTTTGGAAAGAAGAAGCCTGCTGCTATAACATCACTGAAATTGGTATTCTAGGTATGAGTCACAAGGCAAGTACATGCGTCAAATTAAGGCCCAGAAGCTGTGGTTTGCCATCCTTGAGTCACAGACTGAGACTGGCACGCCTTACATGCTGTACAAAGATGCTTGTAATAGCAAGAGCAACCAGAAGGTGTGCAACACATTAAGATTGTTCAATGACATGACAACACTATTGTGTTAAATGGGTTTacaatatattatttattgggtgaaattgaagcaaaaaaaaaaactctcaaATAGAACTAATATTCCACTtgtcaaaaaaaaacacattataCTAGCATAACTTCTACCATGAAATAGCATAAAAAGCATTGAACTTTGCTTTCAAGTAGAACTGGCATATTACAGGCCCATAGCAGATATAACAGATACTAATGCTCAGTCCTTTTCTCTGTATATTTTTTCtcacaagagaaaaaaatagaggGAAGCCCGGTTTTGGTATGGTATAGTTAAGTAAATTCTTTTGTCTGAAATTGCTTTATTTTCAGAACCTCGGCACTATCAAGTGTAGTAACCTATGTACAGAGATCGTAGAGTACAGTGCTCCAGACGAggtaagtgttttttttttttactcttgtCCTTTTTTATAGCACATTAATTAGAACAATTTTCTAAAACTGTTTTACATAAGTTTCTCAATGAATTATGACAAGGTTGCAGCATCTTTTTAAACTACTGTAGCCTTGTTTTAAAGCACACACAGATTATCATGAAGCATGATCAGATTTatgaatttatttattaatttatgtATTAACTGAGAAGAATGTTTATCATGTTAATGTAAAGATGAAATTGATACTTAGAAATATCTGGGTCATAGGTTGCGGTGTGCAATTTGGCATCCATTGCTCTGAACAGATTTGTGAATGTTGACAAAAGCCCACCAGAGTTCAACTTTCAGAAACTTTTTGAAGTCACACAGGTAATAAATAGTCTATGATATTTTATAATCTGCACTCTTTGTCACTTATCTGTTATTTTGCACTACTAAttaaatatttgtattttctaAAAGGTTGTCACAAAGAATCTGAACAAGATTATTGATGTCAACTACTACCCCGTCCCAGAGGTAAGATCCAAAAACCCTCAATTAA contains:
- the LOC5522088 gene encoding ribonucleoside-diphosphate reductase large subunit — its product is MSNQDTYNDDLYVLKRNGDSERVYLDKITSRISKLCYGLKNEFVKPINITMKVISGIYQGVKTTELDTLAAETAASMTTKHPDYAILAARIEVSNLHKETKKVFSEVMEELYNYVNPKNNKHSPLISKETLDIIQKHADRLNSAIIYDRDYQYNYFGFKTLMRSYLLKINGKVAERPQHMLMRVSVGIHGEDIDAAIETYNLMSEKWFTHASPTLFNAGTNRPQMSSCFLLTMSDDSIEGIYGTLRTCALISKNAGGIGVNVHCIRAAGSYIAGTNGHSNGLVPMLRVYDSTARYVDQGGNKRPGAFAIYLEPWHADILEFLDLKKNTGKEEQRARDLFYALWIPDLFMKRVEADGMWSLMCPNQCPGLQDCYGEKFEKLYEKYESQGKYMRQIKAQKLWFAILESQTETGTPYMLYKDACNSKSNQKNLGTIKCSNLCTEIVEYSAPDEVAVCNLASIALNRFVNVDKSPPEFNFQKLFEVTQVVTKNLNKIIDVNYYPVPEARKSNFRHRPIGIGVQGLADAFILMRYPFESQKAQELNKLIFETIYYGAVTASCDLAATNGPYETYEGSPASQGLLQYDLWNVTPSNLWDWEALKKKVKEHGLRNSLLIAPMPTASTAQILGNNESIEPYTSNIYSRRVLSGEFQIVNHHLLKDLTEMGLWNDGMKNQLIANNGSIQDIKEIPADLKALYKTVWEIKQRVLIDMAADRGAFIDQSQSFNVFIAQPTFSKLTSMHFYGWKKGLKTGMYYLRSRPAVNAIQFTVDQTALAKKKASDSSPTSNEEKPKKDEDAAAACRRDNPDGCLMCSG